In one window of Plasmodium cynomolgi strain B DNA, chromosome 13, whole genome shotgun sequence DNA:
- a CDS encoding hypothetical protein (putative), translated as MKKSLKNIKLKLKNKKRKGNFVSFYDRIKEINEKEKLQACSVLGGANYDDGFTSQWISHESKDAEDLKRTNFYAALQVYPQNCFNSDFKKCCRELQPYAKNLMLILLNKDRIFGTILKYIENSKIQNDENYFYKLLVILIKDLKDESKKYIDHILKILYDKINFNNLDLLEEIFNTYTNIFRIMNRKIISNVDKYIKISLPLLQHRNSIIKIFIADSFSYLLRKLLLHDLMQCFQKLFSFCDFLKRNKVKDYCDTLSLLMLEALKVDKDKLSRKTLPFLKFIIYSLFLKETYYCEETESHYEPIEDTQCMHFLKKAVANFLIDIYNFTKNGTFEFVEIFLTFILRNYSILFRRYYTDVLVQSDQNTDALHLLISQRGPNGVSSIFPSLANAEGHSSEVVATAHDLQDEDDGGAEPSPPSHAPDGAPERSSELGNSSRSSNNSNDSNDNDQFRDDHPHVRNNNQAQSSETQRKAFFAKEIFHSCTNFFLKKILSIWIEKNSEQKCIIVETALRELSKYAQDVNRLKLIYVSFFYIWNIYDHMFFLLNRDVVSNEGIKNMFTSLVKVFMSIVTAEQWNNLSDHHPLRDSLFRSFILNVNELLSRKNHSGEDSHLNDVLKCIFVNIARDVQKADIFMRVKECHMVDGLKEGAGPNHLSEKESMSNKTDPYNISDEGTNLHLGKIFLLFDILKSSTGRESSAAEEEDDGECKNLHKKKLQNGDLCADEQTDYCRPSREWNAFHHGTDKKHKNNISKEDSPTQMQTELHNLFSITFEKVTNILSILRRINECTNVNSSTHVKNGEEVLNEPQKNLQTVIQFLFAYVSLLTEISRTDGAILLLCTKRSGNKKEEDNFFTIFGEICDRVEKLKSRHSIGRKIHKENTSPDMNFYLNSIILDGNIMMTTLAKGMYKDSEVIENVLPNNNKFLLNCLSKWEKNEVYGVDYLKKIKNILSNLNEMNFFAHKTDDLFAYLKALKKLFLCYDKGNRKEFLQIIQFVVGICIALKRDKGSYYTTNENNITSGESSNSACYAKLLPLFDCLIYLENQEYLATYEKVYESKIIDVVNYLTFFKNRNIFSDYLLKVTTKICIVELVYLLSASMVSIPKAITVHVKNFLRSYSVDKQMDDEKGYRHQLEYYFFVLNGVFKMGKEKLLAVEEEVGRKTAPGGDSASESCEKENTADDNADGNADGNAKHFVEEVDGRENHSGSGAPLRNLIWRNIEECEINMRQYVSILRSNAPPTLPGSKNLNAENSLKIAFATIHMVIVPQANSLNKSYRTKLLDMYVWIMSYINGNFRCFFQELKYYSLLNVVFDIVGSLNELCHAHGGSSLSVTSTQPQVDQITHAVKTFVSKFEHNMHILNIPNMIKFLHILCSYNEKLNNYKNDIEEMLLEKNINITKLLLNIKEEDSKEIIPILIKIIFCILKNKMKKGNKKLKKNMIFYLSNISCDNYCHILISVVYPLVNVYEGSIDYGNLLRYGDKEKVLISFLTNCQGSFAAHWRYQCDTRAVSAVAGEAASTNSGEEISLCYDDTFNHSSWHFGNYIIEIKKDALFKNVHFNKSFSLFIEILKIMKYKLDTYMEFFFQVFVTIAHYINVYHLMKKKAKERRIFLVVKKMENRDKCGSGEEGEAAHRISNPGEREYKDQAKDHHHEFGHKFDQECDHDRNHHCESDPPCEHRVELSAKSSYLKNANKKCIEHIQFIMLNYEMTNRNLEKAKDFFAFMFRKNVKNIGKSNLFLKILFDIWSKNESYHGFYQSIIPNSLSVLIKAVNNQIVVSRLSHSEWNALAEKVFDVVLRLCGYDHLNENELNWRKGEASQKGQERIRGRSKNREGVLTIVEMRKRSDVSTLKGMKILKPLISDIIVCIKKTILRRYKEFLVEKEKGTTLRKKSKTDELKIISNKELYILIELSAVNKNQTYNLHVINIIITFVLINAKSLHSTNSDHVQKLKLILVALKRLLINISRGESEHPRWRGKKKTNCNFSCYQDAARNATTRCANLSHIDNVQEKKRERKRSLHSSYMHSYHHAHKLYVCFKLKNVVYEIVQRCYDVSCRVLAGDLLVMIGCIFLKIRNINRYLEKFKKNMDTFLKKTNELNYNSKVVLKNIVKIPLKNDQARRKNYYYTFLQIAQIFCGLNICNERNSYHEYDADVQFLIFLDLCNMKMSTVMRGYALEGEGYLIRSCNSSGEVKKGKKSEERKTLRKYTFDHLFSNSNKLFHEILVRHCSFLIFNESTNEMVRDKSVQFVLFFPQLLKWLLQEYERNDENIHHLSIARDVKICVHFVVNIIIPKALNALKKNVNDFTKIALQIILTTIKLVNPHMDALKRLDVEPFLREVKNSLVKNYILNADTDSLFCFSAVKAKKNEETHPSEQEKTNFKMLERLLFHDLHHNVVGTFHESKSHQKGRKNEENNERRSIIQNIIDLKSENNSKGVEKLVVITPLLCYYTISKVVIPLALNYILQRSSKKETYNKTLSANSIKLLGTCTERVGIKVVYNLLELLLSELKKNSFNKVYIEKAVSHIVRTYDFREFQGIDVDQNWGRPGGAASDGFRNEDEVSRAAEQSEGIELGGVKGVETAVEEQHVKTAPEDVAPVKTAPEEVAPVKTAPEGDAPEGDAPVEAEPTGRSSPSPLCHKFVRRILPQLKLLMFDKSATNEKKKQKSYINDQVVDYKNKEAVAKADIVISFLVILNKMNYNFEKELHKIIYKLCFCLSSKNNNVRSESKKTMCFISMYLGLNYFDLIIKQMSDYLTKGYHVPIFLCTVNSILESVLNKKDKFLDKNYLTIGLNALNDGNIKRSKGKDSERFNGSSATQNSGRGRKKAPFAASPDCTNTPHDAFCTNIFNMIKLEIINEIDKNTDDVNKKHIKRKTKESKKTYGKNIIKLLTNIVPEKCIENNILTFLESLFSGESFENNEVDKNFIFKKIHFYRVVLLQQFCKRNRREQTSLPRFCSKHYLQTVNKIGVFFQR; from the exons atgaagaagtcGTTGAAGAATATCAAATTGAAattaaagaacaaaaagaggaagggaAACTTCGTCTCCTTCTACGAcagaataaaagaaattaatgagaaggaaaagctgCAGGCATGTAGCGTACTCGGAGGTGCGAACTACGACGATGGTTTCACTTCACAGTGGATAAGTCACGAATCCAAGGATGCCGAAG ACCTCAAAAGAACGAACTTTTACGCAGCGCTCCAGGTGTACCCCCAAAACTGCTTCAACAGTGACTTCAAAAAATGCTGCAGAGAATTACAACCATATGCGAAAAATCTAATGCTCATTTTGCTAAACAAGGACAGAATTTTTGGTACCATTTTGAAGTACATAGAAAATAGCAAAAtccaaaatgacgaaaattATTTCTACAAATTGTTGGTGATCCTCATAAAGGATTTAAAAgatgaaagcaaaaaatacatagatcatattttaaaaatattatacgataaaattaatttcaacAATCTAGACTTGTTAGAGGAAATATTTAATAcctatacaaatatatttcgAATAATGAATAGAAAAATCATAAGTAACGTGgataagtatataaaaatatcccTACCACTGTTACAACATCGAAATAgtatcataaaaattttcattgcGGATAGTTTTTCTTATCTGTTGAGGAAATTATTGCTACACGATTTAATGCAGTGTTTTCAAaagttattttctttttgcgattttttgaaaaggaacaaagTGAAAGATTATTGTGACACGCTGAGCCTCCTCATGTTAGAAGCTCTAAAAGTGGACAAAGACAAACTGTCCAGAAAAACATTACCCTTTTTGAAgtttataatttattcacTATTCCTAAAGGAGACATATTATTGTGAAGAGACGGAGAGTCATTATGAACCAATTGAGGACACACAGTGTATGCACTTCCTAAAAAAGGCAGTAGCAAACTTCCTCAttgatatttataattttacgaaaaatgGGACATTTGAATTTGTGGAAATATTTCTAACCTTCATTTTGAGAAATTACTCTATCCTGTTTAGAAGATACTACACCGATGTGTTAGTTCAGTCTGACCAAAATACAGATGCGTTGCATTTGCTGATCAGTCAAAGGGGCCCAAACGGGGTCTCCTcaatttttccctctttagCCAACGCGGAGGGGCACAGTAGCGAGGTAGTAGCCACTGCGCATGATTTGCAAGATGAGGATGACGGCGGAGCGGAGCCTTCTCCACCTAGCCATGCTCCAGATGGAGCACCAGAGAGGAGCTCCGAACTTGGGAacagcagcagaagcagcaacAACAGCAACGACAGCAACGACAACGACCAGTTTAGGGACGATCACCCACACGTACGTAACAACAACCAGGCACAATCCTCCGAAACGCAAAGGAAGGCCTTTTTTGCGAAAGAAATTTTCCACAGCTGTACGAACttttttctgaaaaaaatattaagcatatggatagaaaaaaacagcgaACAGAAATGTATAATTGTGGAAACCGCTCTTCGCGAACTGAGTAAATACGCGCAAGATGTGAATCGTTTGAAGTTAATTtatgtctcctttttttacatatggAATATCTACGACCACATGTTCTTTTTACTAAATCGGGACGTGGTTTCGAATgaaggcataaaaaatatgttcaccTCCCTCGTCAAGGTGTTTATGAGCATCGTGACTGCAGAGCAGTGGAATAACTTAAGTGACCACCACCCTCTTCGAGACTCCCTCTTTCGCTCTTTCATTCTCAACGTGAACGAACTGTTAAGTAGAAAAAATCACAGCGGCGAAGATTCACACCTGAACGATGTTTTGAAGTGCATATTTGTCAACATAGCGAGAGATGTGCAAAAGGCTGACATATTTATGCGTGTAAAGGAGTGCCACATGGTGGATGGACTGAAGGAGGGAGCTGGCCCAAACCACTTGTCCGAAAAGGAAAGCATGTCTAACAAAACGGACCCTTACAACATCTCTGACGAGGGTACTAATTTACACttgggaaaaatattcctcCTGTTTGACATTTTGAAGAGCTCAACAGGAAGGGAGAGTAGCGccgcggaggaggaggatgatggAGAGTGTAAAAACCTTCACAAGAAGAAactacaaaatggagacTTATGCGCAGATGAGCAGACGGACTACTGCAGACCCAGTAGAGAGTGGAATGCCTTCCACCATGGGACTGACAAAAAGCATAAGAACAACATCAGCAAGGAGGATTCCCCAACACAAATGCAAACAGAGCttcataatttattttccatcaCCTTTGAAAAAGTAACAAACATACTTTCAATTTTGAGGCGAATTAATGAGTGTACCAATGTGAACAGTTCCACACACGTGAAAAACGGGGAAGAGGTTCTAAATGAACCTCAGAAAAATCTCCAAACAGTGATAcagtttttatttgcatacgTCAGCCTACTAACAGAGATAAGCAGAACCGACGGGGCCATACTACTTCTATGCACAAAACGCAGTggtaacaaaaaggaggaggacaatttttttactatatttGGAGAAATATGCGATAGGGTGGAAAAACTAAAAAGTAGGCATTCCATAGGAAGGAAAATTCACAAGGAGAACACCTCCCCCGATATGAATTTTTACTTGAACAGCATCATACTTGATGGAAATATTATGATGACAACGTTGGCGAAGGGAATGTATAAAGACAGCGAAGTAATCGAAAACGTCCTTCCAAACAACAACAAGTTCTTACTCAACTGTTTAAGCAAGTGGGAGAAGAACGAGGTGTATGGTGTGGActacttgaaaaaaataaaaaacatacttTCCAACCTGAAcgaaatgaatttttttgcacacaaaacGGATGACTTGTTTGCATATTTAAAGGCCCTTAAAAAGCTGTTTCTCTGCTACGACAAGGGGAATAGGAAGGAGTTCCTGCAAATTATCCAATTCGTAGTAGGCATATGTATAGCACTCAAAAGGGACAAAGGAAGTTATTATACTACAAATGAGAACAACATTACATCGGGGGAGAGTAGTAACTCTGCTTGCTACGCCAAActgttgcccctttttgattGTCTCATTTATTTAGAAAATCAAGAATACTTAGCTACGTACGAAAAGGTTTATGAATCCAAAATTATTGACGTAGTAAATTATTtgaccttttttaaaaaccgCAACATTTTTAGCGATTACTTGCTGAAGGTGAccacaaaaatttgtattGTCGAATTGGTTTATCTGTTAAGTGCTAGCATGGTGAGTATCCCCAAGGCAATCACTGTTCACGTCAAAAATTTTCTGCGTTCGTACAGCGTAGACAAACAAATGGACGACGAAAAGGGTTATCGGCACCAGCTGGaatactatttttttgtactaaACGGGGTATTCAAAATGGGTAAGGAAAAGCTGCTCGctgtggaggaggaggtggGCAGAAAAACTGCTCCAGGTGGAGATTCCGCGAGTGAAAGCTGTGAGAAAGAGAACACTGCGGATGACAATGCGGATGGTAATGCGGATGGCAATGCGAAGCATTTTGTAGAGGAGGTGGACGGACGAGAGAATCACAGTGGGAGCGGTGCCCCCCTGAGGAACCTCATTTGGCGGAACATAGAAGAGTGCGAAATTAATATGCGACAGTATGTAAGCATTCTGAGGAGCAATGCACCGCCCACATTGCCAGGAAGCAAAAATCTGAATGCTGAAAATTCCCTCAAAATTGCATTCGCCACTATTCATATGGTGATCGTGCCGCAAGCGAACAGCCTTAACAAATCGTACAGAACGAAACTGCTAGACATGTACGTTTGGATAATGAGCTATATTAATGGCAATTTCAGATGCTTCTTCCAGGAGTTAAAATATTACTCGCTGTTGAATGTGGTCTTTGACATTGTTGGGAGTTTGAATGAGTTATGTCACGCACATGGGGGCTCTTCCCTGTCTGTCACTTCTACGCAGCCACAAGTTGACCAAATCACCCATGCCGTAAAAACCTTCGTCAGCAAATTTGAGCACAacatgcacattttgaaCATCCCCAacatgataaaatttttgcatatactGTGCTCGTACAACGAGAAACTAAACAACTACAAAAACGACATTGAGGAAATGCTACTGGAGAAGAACATCAATATTACCAAGTTACTGTTGAACATAAAAGAGGAAGATAGCAAGGAGATTATCCCCATCTTGATAAAAAtcattttctgcattttaaaaaataaaatgaaaaaaggaaataaaaaattgaagaagaataTGATTTTTTACCTGTCCAACATTTCTTGCGACAATTATTGCCATATCCTTATATCTGTAGTGTACCCCTTGGTGAATGTATACGAGGGTTCAATTGACTATGGCAACTTGCTTAGGTACGGAGACAAGGAGAAGGTGTTGATCAGTTTCCTCACCAATTGTCAGGGGAGCTTTGCGGCGCACTGGAGATACCAATGTGATACGCGAGCGGTGAGTGCGGTGGCGGGTGAAGCGGCGAGTACAAACAGTGGGGAAGAAATTTCCCTCTGCTACGACGATACCTTTAATCACTCCAGTTGGCACTTCGGAAATTACATAAttgaaataaagaaagatgcgctttttaaaaacgtccACTTCAACAAAAGCTTTAGTCTTTTTATCGAGATACTGAAGATCATGAAGTATAAGCTGGACACCTAcatggagttttttttccaagtctTTGTCACCATAGCGCACTACATCAATGTGTACCACCTGATGAAAAAGAAGGCGAAGGAGAGGAGGATTTTCCTGGTGGTTAAGAAGATGGAGAATCGAGACAAATGTGGAAGCGgcgaggagggggaggcggCCCACAGAATTAGTAACCCCGGAGAAAGGGAGTACAAGGACCAGGCGAAAGACCACCACCACGAGTTTGGTCACAAGTTTGATCAGGAGTGTGACCATGACCGCAACCACCACTGTGAGAGTGACCCCCCCTGCGAACACCGTGTCGAACTGAGCGCGAAGAGCTCCTATCTGAAGAACGCCAACAAGAAGTGCATCGAGCACATCCAGTTCATCATGCTAAACTACGAAATGACAAATCGCAATTTGGAAAAGGCCAAAGATTTCTTCGCCTTCATGTTccgaaaaaatgtgaagaacaTAGGCAAATCAAATTTGTTCctgaaaattttgtttgACATTTGGAGCAAGAACGAATCGTATCACGGGTTCTACCAGAGCATCATACCTAACTCTTTATCCGTTTTAATAAAAGCTGTAAACAACCAAATAGTTGTCAGTCGATTAAGTCACAGTGAATGGAACGCACTCGCGGAGAAGGTATTCGATGTCGTTTTGCGCCTATGTGGTTATGACCATTTGAATGAGAACGAGCTGAATTGGCGTAAAGGGGAAGCCTCCCAAAAGGGGCAAGAGCGCAttcgggggagaagcaaaaatagGGAAGGAGTACTCACCATAGTGGAAATGAGAAAACGCTCTGATGTGTCCACTTTGAAAGGCATGAAGATATTGAAGCCGCTCATTTCGGACATTATCGTATGCATTAAGAAAACCATTTTAAGAAGGTACAAAGAGTTCCTtgtagaaaaggaaaagggaactACACTccgcaaaaaaagcaaaacggatgagttaaaaattattagcaATAAAGAACTATACATTCTAATTGAATTATCTGCTGTAAACAAAAACCAAACGTACAATTTGCACgtcattaatataattatcaCCTTCGTGCTTATCAATGCCAAGTCGTTACATAGTACAAATTCTGACCACGTGCAGAAGCTGAAACTCATATTGGTAGCTTTGAAGAGATTACTCATTAATATATCAAGGGGGGAAAGTGAGCACCCAAggtggaggggaaaaaagaaaacaaattgcaatttttcttgCTATCAGGATGCAGCGAGGAACGCCACGACCAGATGTGCAAATCTGTCCCATATAGACAatgtacaagaaaaaaaacgtgagagaaaaagaagcctACACTCATCTTATATGCACTCTTATCACCATGCGCACAAATTGTACGTATGCTTCAAACTAAAAAACGTGGTATACGAAATTGTCCAGAGATGCTATGATGTAAGTTGTAGAGTCCTCGCTGGGGATCTCCTAGTTATGATTGGTTgcatctttttaaaaattagaAACATAAACAGATATTTagaaaagtttaaaaaaaatatggacacttttttaaaaaaaacaaacgagcTTAATTATAACTCCAAAGTGGTCCTAAAGAATATCGTGAAAATTCcattaaaaaatgaccagGCCAGGAGGAAGAATTATTATTACACCTTCCTTCAGATTGCCCAGATATTTTGCGGCCTGAACATTTGCAATGAGAGGAACTCCTACCACGAATACGATGCGGATGTgcagtttttaattttcctcgATTTGTGCAATATGAAAATGTCCACTGTTATGAGGGGTTATGCGCTGGAAGGGGAGGGGTACCTAATAAGAAGCTGCAACAGTAGTGGAGAGgtaaagaaggggaagaagagcGAGGAGAGGAAGACACTCCGGAAATATACCTTTGATCACCTGTTTTCAAATAGCAACAAGTTGTTCCATGAAATCCTCGTGAGGCActgctcctttttaatttttaacgaATCGACCAATGAAATGGTTAGAGACAAATCCGTGCAGTtcgttttgttcttcccccaATTGTTGAAATGGCTACTGCAGGAATATGAAAGGAACGATGAAAATATTCATCACCTGAGCATCGCAAGAGACGTCAAAATATGTGTCCATTTCGTagttaatattataataccCAAAGCGCTCAACGCACTAAAAAAGAACGTCAACGATTTTACCAAAATTGCGCTGCAGATTATCCTCACAACTATAAAGCTAGTTAACCCCCACATGGATGCACTCAAACGATTAGATGTTGAACCATTTTTAAGGGAGGTTAAAAATTCGCtggtaaaaaattatatactcAATGCAGATACAGATTCTTTGTTCTGCTTTAGCGCTGTgaaggcgaagaagaatGAGGAGACGCACCCCTCCGAACAGGAAAAGACGAACTTCAAAATGTTGGAAAGGTTACTATTTCACGACTTACATCACAACGTAGTTGGAACGTTCCATGAGAGTAAGTCTcatcaaaagggaagaaaaaatgaagaaaataatgaacGTAGATCCATAATCCAAAATATAATAGATCTTAAATCAGAAAACAACTCCAAAGGTGTGGAAAAATTAGTTGTCATTACCCCCCTATTATGCTACTACACGATTTCTAAGGTTGTAATTCCACTTGCACTGAATTACATTCTCCAAAGGAgttcaaaaaaagaaacatacAACAAAACTCTCAGCGCAAATAGCATAAAGCTGCTTGGTACCTGCACGGAGAGGGTAGGCATCAAAGTTGTTTATAACCTCCTGGAGCTGCTTCTTTCAGAGCTGAAGAAAAACTCATTTAATAAGGTATACATCGAAAAGGCAGTAAGTCACATTGTGAGGACGTACGATTTTAGGGAGTTCCAGGGCATTGACGTGGATCAGAATTGGGGCCGCCCAGGAGGAGCAGCCTCGGATGGATTTCGAAACGAGGACGAGGTAAGCCGCGCCGCGGAGCAAAGTGAAGGGATCGAACTGGGAGGAGTCAAAGGGGTAGAGACTGCAGTGGAGGAGCAGCATGTGAAGACCGCACCAGAGGATGTCGCACCTGTGAAGACCGCACCAGAGGAGGTCGCACCTGTGAAGACCGCACCAGAGGGGGACGCACCAGAGGGGGACGCACCTGTGGAGGCCGAACCGACGGGGCGGAGCAGTCCCAGCCCGCTGTGCCACAAGTTTGTCCGGCGCATCCTCCCGCAGCTAAAGCTGCTAATGTTCGACAAATCTGCGAcgaacgaaaagaaaaaacaaaagagcTACATAAACGACCAAGTCGTTGATTACAAAAACAAGGAGGCAGTGGCCAAGGCCGACATCGTCATATCATTTTTAGTAATTctaaacaaaatgaattacaattttgagaaagagttacacaaaataatatacaaattatgtttttgtttatcgtccaaaaataacaatgtaAGAAGTGAATCGAAGAAGACGATGTGTTTTATTTCCATGTACCTCGGTTTGAACTACTTCGATTTGATCATAAAGCAGATGTCGGATTACCTGACCAAGGGATATCACGTGCCGATATTTTTGTGCACGGTTAACTCCATCCTGGAATCTGTACTAAACAAGAAGGACAAATTTTTAGACAAGAATTACTTAACCATCGGCCTCAACGCGTTGAACGATGGGAATATCAAAAGGTCCAAGGGGAAGGACTCCGAGCGGTTCAACGGAAGTAGCGCCACTCAGAACAGCGGCAGAGGCAGGAAGAAGGCCCCTTTCGCGGCTTCACCAGATTGCACGAACACCCCGCACGACGCCTTCTGCACCAACATCTTTAACATGATCAAGCTAGAAATAATAAACgaaattgacaaaaataCGGATGATGTTAACAAGAagcatataaaaagaaaaacgaaggaaagcaaaaagacCTATGGAAAGAATATCATTAAGCTGTTAACAAATATAGTACCTGAAAAATgcatagaaaataat